One window from the genome of Nitrospinota bacterium encodes:
- a CDS encoding DUF1318 domain-containing protein: protein MKKNLASIRGKNFKIWVGLVAALWLSACGKLVDVDVTVVDQKTALENQILGSYEELGNDMLLLASVRSVDEEGKLKTVAEIPPGKKAAIRAMQRQEFNRDDIQMFKQTGVAGEGNAGLLIFFDNEKTLKDPQFKSFAQAIIEEENADRLTILKRTIATNEAFSEGDLPKVRKIFASLNRDSVQPGEKIQMENGDWTVKK from the coding sequence ATGAAAAAAAACTTGGCGTCTATTAGAGGAAAGAATTTTAAAATTTGGGTGGGGTTGGTCGCGGCTCTGTGGTTATCGGCCTGTGGCAAGCTGGTAGATGTGGACGTTACTGTTGTTGATCAAAAAACGGCTCTGGAGAACCAGATTCTGGGGAGTTATGAAGAGCTGGGAAATGACATGCTGTTGCTGGCCTCGGTCCGTTCCGTGGATGAAGAGGGCAAGCTTAAAACCGTTGCCGAAATTCCGCCGGGGAAAAAAGCAGCCATCCGCGCCATGCAACGGCAGGAGTTCAACCGCGACGATATCCAGATGTTCAAACAAACCGGAGTTGCGGGGGAGGGCAATGCCGGGTTACTGATTTTTTTCGATAACGAAAAAACGCTTAAAGACCCACAGTTCAAATCATTCGCTCAGGCGATCATTGAAGAAGAAAACGCGGACCGCCTGACGATATTAAAGCGAACCATCGCCACCAACGAAGCATTTTCCGAGGGGGACCTCCCCAAAGTACGGAAAATTTTTGCCAGCCTCAACCGCGACAGCGTCCAACCCGGAGAAAAAATTCAAATGGAAAATGGCGATTGGACCGTTAAGAAATAA